Within Candidatus Rokuibacteriota bacterium, the genomic segment CTGGCGTGTCCTGGAAGCCATCTGTGCCCTCACTCCGGGCATGGCCGGCTACTTCGGGCCAGTCCTCCTGGAAGTGCGACGAGCGCCACGGCGTCGGCTCTGCACGGTCTTCCCGAATGCCAGGTTCCAGCGCTTGCCTGGATGGTCGAACTTCACCGTCTTCGGATTGAACCGCTCCGGATCGAACCGGCCGCCGAGCCACTGCAGGGTGCGCTCGTACTCCTCGTGCGTGGGGTCGCGCATCACCGCCATGAGATCCTCGTACCCACCGACGCCCCCGCAGTCCTCGGGCGGGCACGCCCGCTCGCCGGCGAGGCAGCGCGGATAGCGGACGCCTTTCTGGCGCGGCAGGATCGCCTCGAGAGTGACCTCGTGCTCCCAGCCGTCTCCGAAGTCGTACTCGTACTTTGCCGCGGCACCCGGGCGGGAGAAGTAGCGGGCGATGGGGAGATCCCATCCCGGAAGGATGGGCTCGTCGCCCTCGAAGGCGTCCTCGTCCGGGATGCCGATCTGCACGATGTCGGAGGTGCCCGGCCTGCTCACACGAAAGAGGTGCAGGTGGTAATCGAGCCAGCCCATCGAATCCTGGATGGCGACATGCAGGCCCCAGAAGCTGTAGCTCCCCGGCACCTGGATGGTCCTCCAGATCGGCGGCGCGACTTCGAGGAGAACGATCCTGAACTGGTAGACCTCACTCCCGGCTTGCACGCGCTCTTCCCGGCCGCTGGTCGCCGGGCCCAATGCTCCGGCGCCTCGCCGGGCCCCTTGGCCTGTCCCCCGGCCGCTGTCGCGGACTCCGCGCTGCCGCGGTCGACCACGTTCCGGCCGTGGCGCAGCCCCGCCCGGTGGCCGCGGCGCCTTCGACGTTGACACAGGCCGAACCCCGCGCTCCCGTCTTGCCACGAAGGTCGACTCATCTCCCTGGTGGATGAAG encodes:
- a CDS encoding plasmid pRiA4b ORF-3 family protein, coding for MRGKLFIHQGDESTFVARRERGVRPVSTSKAPRPPGGAAPRPERGRPRQRGVRDSGRGTGQGARRGAGALGPATSGREERVQAGSEVYQFRIVLLEVAPPIWRTIQVPGSYSFWGLHVAIQDSMGWLDYHLHLFRVSRPGTSDIVQIGIPDEDAFEGDEPILPGWDLPIARYFSRPGAAAKYEYDFGDGWEHEVTLEAILPRQKGVRYPRCLAGERACPPEDCGGVGGYEDLMAVMRDPTHEEYERTLQWLGGRFDPERFNPKTVKFDHPGKRWNLAFGKTVQSRRRGARRTSRRTGPK